In a single window of the Deinococcus aerophilus genome:
- a CDS encoding aspartate-semialdehyde dehydrogenase: protein MRVAIVGATGAVGHELLAVLERSSLKFDELLLYASPRSAGSTLTFKGQELTVQATPEGAIDADVILASAGGAISLAKAPAWVAGGSVVIDNSSAFRYDPQVPLVVPEVNGAAALKHHGIIANPNCTTAVAVLAVAPIHREYGVKRMIVSTYQATSGAGQKGMDELLEQTHMVLHGKQASHEVFAHPIPFNVIPHIDAFQDNGYTKEEMKVVWETRKIIGDEALKISCTAVRIPTLRTHSEAITLELERPATPQAVRELLARSAGVEVRDDPDGKVYPMPLTASGKYDVEVGRIRESLVFDGGIDLFVAGDQLLKGAALNAVQIAEYLQQHGALKEKQRT, encoded by the coding sequence ATGCGCGTAGCGATTGTGGGAGCCACCGGAGCCGTTGGACACGAGTTGCTGGCCGTGCTGGAACGCAGCAGCCTGAAGTTTGATGAACTGCTGCTGTATGCCTCGCCGCGTTCGGCCGGCAGCACCCTGACTTTTAAAGGCCAGGAACTGACCGTCCAGGCCACGCCCGAGGGAGCCATTGACGCCGACGTGATCCTGGCCTCGGCGGGAGGCGCAATCAGTCTGGCCAAGGCCCCGGCGTGGGTGGCGGGCGGGTCGGTGGTGATCGACAACTCCAGCGCCTTCCGCTACGACCCGCAGGTGCCGCTGGTGGTGCCGGAGGTCAACGGCGCCGCCGCGCTGAAGCACCATGGAATCATCGCCAATCCCAACTGCACCACGGCCGTTGCAGTGCTGGCGGTCGCCCCCATCCACCGCGAGTACGGCGTGAAACGCATGATCGTCTCCACGTACCAGGCCACCAGCGGGGCGGGCCAGAAGGGCATGGACGAGCTGCTGGAGCAGACCCACATGGTGCTGCACGGCAAGCAGGCGTCCCACGAGGTCTTTGCCCACCCCATTCCCTTCAACGTCATTCCGCACATCGACGCCTTCCAGGACAACGGATACACCAAGGAAGAAATGAAGGTGGTCTGGGAGACGCGCAAGATCATCGGGGACGAGGCCCTCAAAATCAGCTGCACCGCCGTGCGGATTCCCACGCTGCGCACCCACAGCGAGGCCATCACGCTGGAGCTGGAACGGCCCGCCACCCCGCAGGCCGTTCGCGAACTGCTGGCGCGCTCGGCCGGAGTCGAGGTCCGCGACGATCCGGACGGCAAGGTGTACCCCATGCCCCTGACGGCCAGCGGCAAGTACGACGTGGAGGTCGGGCGCATCCGTGAGTCGCTGGTCTTTGACGGCGGCATCGATCTGTTCGTGGCCGGGGATCAGCTGCTCAAGGGCGCAGCCCTGAACGCCGTGCAGATCGCCGAGTACCTGCAGCAGCACGGCGCCCTGAAGGAAAAGCAGCGGACCTGA
- a CDS encoding alpha/beta hydrolase has product MAVSVDGQHVTFLPPAGAVGLIGDFTDWRKQEPLPVQPGVPLTLTLPRGAWVEYAFVDAAGEAFADPDNERKSLNPWWPYPRAAEVGAYARHPLWHGPDAGRRGHSQRLTWDGTVFGGKRRAIVYTPHGYVPGTPLPIYYVQDGVAFYRTGKLGEVMDRAVERGLAAGAALVFVEPGNRSEEYYLNDRYLDFLTTEVFPRVENELVPPSTRGLWGASLGGLISLYLGSRHPDLFSRVVSHSGAFIARPGARDAGGVIDTTRAGEWLRGELERQPPTHLRTSLDTGVLEWLAGPNRRMAGLFADLGLPHQYREYPSGHNWITWREALPEAFLYMQG; this is encoded by the coding sequence ATGGCCGTTTCCGTGGATGGACAGCACGTCACCTTTCTTCCCCCGGCGGGCGCGGTGGGCCTGATCGGGGATTTCACCGACTGGCGCAAGCAGGAGCCGCTGCCGGTGCAGCCCGGAGTCCCGCTGACCCTGACGCTGCCGCGCGGTGCGTGGGTGGAATATGCCTTTGTGGACGCGGCGGGTGAGGCCTTCGCCGACCCGGACAACGAACGCAAGTCGCTGAATCCGTGGTGGCCGTATCCGCGCGCTGCGGAGGTGGGAGCGTACGCCCGCCACCCGCTGTGGCACGGTCCCGATGCTGGCCGCCGGGGCCATTCCCAGCGCCTGACCTGGGACGGCACGGTGTTCGGCGGCAAACGCCGCGCCATCGTGTACACCCCGCACGGGTACGTGCCCGGCACCCCGCTGCCCATCTACTACGTGCAGGACGGCGTGGCGTTTTACCGCACCGGCAAGCTGGGCGAGGTGATGGACCGCGCGGTAGAACGCGGGCTGGCTGCGGGCGCGGCGCTGGTGTTCGTGGAACCCGGCAACCGCAGCGAGGAGTATTACCTCAACGACCGCTACCTGGACTTCCTGACCACGGAAGTGTTTCCCCGGGTGGAGAACGAACTCGTTCCCCCCTCCACGCGCGGGCTGTGGGGCGCGAGCCTGGGCGGCCTGATCTCGCTGTACCTGGGCAGCCGGCACCCGGACCTGTTTTCCCGGGTGGTCAGCCACAGCGGGGCCTTCATTGCCCGTCCCGGCGCACGCGACGCCGGCGGTGTGATCGACACCACCCGTGCCGGGGAATGGCTGCGCGGGGAACTGGAGCGCCAGCCCCCCACCCACCTCCGGACCAGCCTGGACACCGGCGTGCTGGAATGGCTCGCTGGTCCCAACCGGCGCATGGCGGGCCTGTTCGCCGACCTGGGCCTGCCCCACCAGTACCGCGAGTACCCCAGCGGACACAACTGGATCACGTGGCGTGAAGCGCTGCCCGAGGCCTTCCTGTACATGCAGGGCTAG
- a CDS encoding peptidase C39 family protein, translating into MRSPLSLILGLGLLAPGLCGGAEALTMTYPHSTTLLHERAADWASAAHSGTQLRGEALTLAPGVASGTLTSAPLSVPAFDELVPSWNALTPGAGSVTVEVRAQSSGQWTRWYSFGTWSGAEGRSSVNGQKDAAGQVLTDTLRLSKKASAYQYRVTLRGEGTTVRLLALSTSERSRQSAGLGGASDRTAWGKINNVPGRSQMIYPDGGEVWCSPTSVSMILAAYGVNVTVPQAAAGTYDRAYDGTGNWPFNTAYAGALGLRAFVTRLPNLAAAERFTGAGLPLAVSLGWKKGELPGAAIPTSSGHLMVLIGFDKAGNPVLNDPAAPSNDTVRRTYPRAAFERLWLSHSGGLSYVIAPQGKELP; encoded by the coding sequence ATGCGCAGTCCACTTTCTCTCATCCTGGGCCTGGGCCTGCTGGCCCCGGGCCTGTGCGGCGGCGCGGAGGCGCTTACCATGACCTATCCCCACAGCACGACCCTCCTGCACGAGCGGGCCGCCGACTGGGCCAGCGCTGCCCACAGCGGCACGCAGCTTCGCGGCGAGGCGCTCACGCTGGCCCCCGGAGTGGCGAGCGGAACCCTGACCTCGGCCCCCCTGAGCGTGCCCGCCTTTGATGAACTCGTGCCGTCGTGGAACGCCCTCACGCCGGGCGCAGGCAGCGTGACCGTGGAGGTGCGGGCACAGAGCAGCGGGCAGTGGACGCGCTGGTACTCGTTCGGCACCTGGAGCGGCGCCGAAGGCCGCAGCAGTGTCAACGGCCAGAAGGACGCGGCGGGGCAGGTGCTGACCGACACTCTGCGCCTGAGCAAGAAAGCCAGCGCCTACCAGTACCGCGTGACCCTGCGCGGCGAGGGCACCACCGTTCGGCTGCTCGCCCTGAGCACCTCCGAGCGCTCGCGCCAGAGTGCCGGGCTGGGCGGCGCCAGCGACCGAACAGCCTGGGGCAAGATCAATAACGTTCCGGGGCGCTCGCAGATGATCTACCCGGACGGCGGCGAGGTGTGGTGCAGCCCCACGAGTGTCTCGATGATTCTGGCGGCGTACGGCGTGAACGTCACGGTGCCGCAGGCGGCGGCCGGCACCTACGACCGGGCCTACGACGGCACCGGCAACTGGCCCTTCAACACCGCCTACGCCGGGGCATTGGGCCTGCGGGCCTTCGTGACCCGGCTGCCCAACCTCGCGGCGGCCGAGCGCTTTACGGGCGCGGGCCTGCCGCTGGCCGTCAGCCTGGGATGGAAGAAGGGTGAACTGCCCGGCGCGGCCATCCCCACCAGCAGCGGCCACCTGATGGTGCTCATCGGCTTTGATAAGGCCGGCAACCCGGTCCTGAACGACCCGGCCGCGCCCAGCAACGACACGGTACGCCGCACCTACCCCCGCGCCGCCTTCGAGCGGTTGTGGCTGTCGCACAGCGGGGGCCTGAGTTACGTGATCGCGCCGCAGGGAAAAGAATTGCCATGA
- a CDS encoding adenine deaminase, whose amino-acid sequence MVSVQDRRRVVRAARGEEPGDLLVRGAQVVQPGTREVFGADVLVAGGRVAALGGAGMNLQAARVIEARGAYLAPGFMDAHIHIESSLLTPAGFAQAVLPRGTTAVVAEPHEVVNVLGAGGLSWMLEAGRTSGLRVWASAPSCVPASEFEEGGARVDAAEVARMLAVPGVLGLAEVMNYPGVLGGDAGVWSILDAGRAAGRRLDGHASGVSGRDLMAYAAAGMHSDHEATTPEEARERLRAGLWLMVREGSAARNLEALLPVLLERPRRAMLVSDDVSVDELLELGHLDRLLRTCVAGGLHPADALALVTCNPAEYWGLHDSGLVAPGYHADLVLLRNLQDFGVLETFVGGAEARPGEVTPPLPGGRVDLGPDWDAATFEPPAHWPVMQVHPDQITTEAGPPGSGDARLVVADRFGRAERAACWTSGTGMHGGTLGLSILHDAHHAAFLGGSDADVRAAGHALQAMGGGAVVVADGEVRASLPLPYAGLMSDLPPQQAAACLNAVTAAARALGCTLPYPVTTLSFLGLSVIPALKLTPRGLLDVNAWRLLEP is encoded by the coding sequence ATGGTTTCGGTTCAGGATCGGCGGCGGGTGGTGCGGGCAGCGCGGGGCGAGGAACCCGGCGACCTGCTGGTCAGGGGCGCGCAGGTGGTTCAGCCTGGCACGCGCGAGGTGTTCGGGGCAGACGTGCTGGTGGCCGGGGGCCGGGTGGCGGCGCTGGGCGGCGCAGGAATGAATCTACAGGCGGCGCGGGTGATCGAGGCGCGCGGAGCGTACCTCGCTCCCGGCTTCATGGACGCGCACATTCACATTGAGTCCAGCCTGCTGACCCCCGCGGGGTTCGCACAGGCGGTGCTGCCGCGCGGCACGACAGCGGTGGTGGCCGAGCCGCACGAGGTGGTAAACGTGCTGGGGGCGGGCGGCCTGAGCTGGATGCTGGAGGCCGGCCGGACCTCGGGCCTGCGGGTGTGGGCCTCGGCGCCGTCGTGCGTGCCCGCCAGCGAGTTCGAGGAGGGCGGCGCGCGGGTGGACGCCGCCGAGGTGGCGCGCATGCTCGCCGTGCCCGGTGTGCTGGGGCTGGCCGAGGTCATGAACTATCCCGGCGTGCTCGGCGGTGACGCGGGGGTATGGAGCATTCTGGACGCGGGGCGGGCGGCGGGCAGGCGGCTGGACGGCCACGCCTCGGGGGTCTCGGGCCGCGACCTGATGGCCTACGCGGCGGCCGGTATGCACTCGGACCACGAGGCGACCACCCCGGAAGAGGCCCGTGAGCGCCTGCGCGCCGGCCTGTGGCTGATGGTGCGCGAGGGTTCGGCGGCACGCAACCTCGAGGCCCTGCTGCCGGTCTTGCTGGAGCGCCCACGCCGCGCCATGCTCGTCAGCGACGACGTCAGTGTGGACGAGCTGCTGGAGCTGGGACACCTGGACCGGCTGCTGCGAACGTGTGTGGCGGGCGGCCTGCACCCGGCAGACGCGCTTGCCCTGGTGACCTGCAACCCGGCAGAGTACTGGGGCCTGCACGACTCCGGGCTGGTTGCGCCGGGGTACCACGCCGATCTCGTGCTGCTGCGTAACCTGCAGGACTTTGGAGTGCTGGAAACCTTCGTGGGCGGCGCAGAGGCCCGGCCCGGCGAGGTCACCCCTCCCCTGCCCGGCGGCCGCGTGGACCTGGGGCCAGACTGGGACGCGGCCACCTTCGAGCCGCCGGCCCACTGGCCGGTGATGCAGGTTCACCCCGACCAGATCACGACCGAGGCCGGGCCGCCGGGCAGCGGGGACGCGCGGCTGGTGGTCGCCGACCGCTTCGGGCGTGCCGAGCGGGCCGCGTGCTGGACCTCCGGCACCGGGATGCACGGCGGCACGCTGGGCCTGAGCATCCTGCACGACGCCCACCACGCGGCCTTTCTGGGGGGCAGCGACGCCGACGTGCGTGCGGCGGGACACGCCCTGCAGGCCATGGGCGGCGGCGCGGTGGTGGTGGCCGACGGCGAGGTGCGCGCCAGCCTGCCGCTGCCCTACGCGGGCCTGATGTCGGACCTGCCGCCGCAACAGGCCGCCGCCTGCCTGAACGCGGTCACGGCGGCGGCCCGCGCCCTGGGCTGCACGCTGCCGTATCCGGTAACCACCCTGAGCTTTCTGGGCCTGAGCGTGATTCCCGCCCTGAAACTGACGCCGCGCGGCCTGCTGGATGTGAACGCCTGGCGGCTGCTGGAACCGTGA
- a CDS encoding 2Fe-2S iron-sulfur cluster-binding protein, with amino-acid sequence MTTTQSITVQVQGYGELTAQAGERLVLALQRGGVDILHRCGGVARCTTCRVSFQEGEPDAMTLAEYDKLTEKGLLGQARLSCQIECAPGMQVTPLQTAATTGLEPGKAPAETIQPAPEWTTRPGASTEG; translated from the coding sequence ATGACCACGACGCAGTCCATCACGGTGCAGGTTCAGGGATACGGAGAGCTCACGGCGCAGGCCGGGGAACGGCTGGTGCTGGCCTTGCAGCGCGGAGGAGTGGACATTCTGCACCGCTGCGGCGGCGTGGCCCGCTGCACCACCTGCCGGGTGAGCTTTCAGGAGGGGGAGCCCGACGCCATGACCCTCGCCGAGTACGACAAGCTCACGGAGAAGGGACTGCTGGGACAGGCCCGGCTGTCGTGTCAGATCGAGTGCGCGCCGGGCATGCAGGTCACGCCGCTGCAAACGGCGGCCACCACCGGTCTGGAACCCGGCAAGGCCCCCGCCGAGACCATTCAGCCGGCACCTGAATGGACCACCCGCCCCGGAGCGTCCACCGAGGGCTGA